A genomic window from Prochlorococcus sp. RS04 includes:
- the ntcA gene encoding global nitrogen regulator NtcA: protein MIPASRGFNRFSSQQSGQSKINSVGERFPINRTLMEVIKGLDGASTEMVERSKTIFFPGDPAERVYLIRRGAVRLSRVYESGEEITVALLRENSLFGVLSLLTGHRSDRFYHAIAFTRVEMITAPANSVLRAIEEDASVGLLLLQGLSSRILQTETMIETLTHRDMSSRLVSFLMVLCRDFGVAGEKGITIDLRLSHQAIAEAIGSTRVTITRLLGDLKDSGLLNIERKKITVFDPIALAKRFN from the coding sequence ATGATACCTGCTTCACGAGGATTCAACCGCTTTAGTTCGCAACAATCCGGACAAAGTAAAATTAACTCTGTTGGAGAACGTTTTCCAATCAATAGAACTTTAATGGAAGTTATTAAAGGTCTAGATGGTGCAAGTACAGAAATGGTTGAGAGATCTAAAACAATATTCTTCCCCGGTGACCCTGCTGAAAGGGTTTATCTTATAAGAAGAGGCGCAGTAAGACTTTCAAGAGTTTATGAGTCGGGTGAGGAAATAACTGTTGCTCTCTTAAGAGAGAATAGTCTCTTTGGTGTTTTATCCCTGCTTACAGGCCATAGATCTGATCGTTTTTACCATGCAATAGCATTCACAAGAGTTGAAATGATAACAGCACCTGCAAATTCTGTTTTAAGAGCTATAGAGGAAGATGCCTCAGTAGGACTATTACTTTTACAGGGGCTTTCAAGTAGGATCCTGCAAACTGAAACAATGATAGAAACTCTTACACATAGAGATATGTCTTCTCGTTTAGTGAGTTTTTTAATGGTCCTTTGTAGAGACTTTGGAGTTGCAGGTGAAAAAGGTATTACAATAGATTTAAGGCTTTCACATCAGGCAATTGCTGAAGCTATTGGTTCTACAAGAGTAACCATTACAAGATTATTGGGTGATTTAAAGGATTCAGGTCTTCTTAATATTGAAAGAAAAAAGATCACAGTGTTTGATCCAATTGCTCTTGCAAAAAGATTTAATTGA
- a CDS encoding DUF3084 domain-containing protein has product MAWILIVFLILLGGLIAPFGDILGTKIGKARFSILKLRPKKTATIITIFTGGFISSISIGLLILASEEFRQRLFVDIPFLQKTLDESKKALIPLQEERKELEGKIIQKEKELNQLKNNIKEFRRGNIVIKRGQTLFIAEVDSSSNLKLNLTEIFNEADKFVRKIVIPNNKKARNILLWRPSDITKIETVAASGGNWVLLIKSATNVLKGDNYVFVSPDLLENKFIVKKGDIITSSILEASDLNSKSINLKIKSLLRETRDEIKSKGSQVSEINTSGNFVKKIRDFLKENQNIKFKLEVVSLRDSKTIEPIVVEINILKIAV; this is encoded by the coding sequence GTGGCTTGGATTCTAATTGTTTTTTTAATATTACTTGGGGGATTAATTGCGCCATTTGGGGATATTCTTGGAACAAAGATTGGTAAAGCAAGATTTAGTATCTTAAAATTAAGACCGAAAAAAACAGCAACTATTATAACTATTTTTACCGGTGGATTTATTAGTTCAATATCAATAGGTTTATTGATTTTAGCAAGTGAAGAATTCAGACAAAGGCTTTTTGTTGATATTCCTTTTTTGCAAAAAACTTTAGATGAAAGTAAAAAGGCATTAATCCCTTTACAGGAAGAACGAAAAGAACTTGAGGGTAAAATTATTCAAAAAGAAAAGGAGTTAAATCAATTAAAAAATAATATTAAAGAATTTAGGAGAGGAAATATCGTTATTAAAAGAGGACAAACTTTATTTATTGCTGAGGTTGATTCCAGCTCAAATTTAAAACTTAACTTAACAGAAATCTTTAATGAAGCTGATAAATTTGTTAGAAAAATTGTTATCCCAAATAATAAAAAAGCAAGAAATATTCTTTTGTGGAGACCCAGTGATATTACAAAGATTGAGACAGTAGCTGCTAGCGGAGGTAACTGGGTTTTATTAATTAAATCAGCAACAAATGTTTTAAAAGGAGATAATTATGTTTTTGTATCTCCAGATTTATTAGAGAATAAATTTATAGTCAAAAAAGGTGATATTATTACAAGTTCTATTCTGGAAGCAAGTGATTTAAATAGTAAATCAATAAATCTAAAAATTAAATCATTGCTTAGAGAAACAAGAGATGAAATTAAGTCAAAAGGGTCGCAAGTTAGTGAAATTAATACAAGTGGAAATTTTGTAAAAAAAATTAGAGACTTTCTTAAAGAAAATCAAAATATCAAATTTAAGTTGGAAGTAGTATCTTTAAGAGATAGTAAAACTATAGAACCTATAGTCGTTGAAATTAATATTTTAAAGATTGCAGTTTAA